CCGGGATTCTCACTCTTCTGGCAATGTTCGTTCTTCTCAGCGGCTGTACTCAGCGATCCCGCAACTGGCAGGGATTGTCCACCTCCAGCGGTGTTCAGTTTTCCAACAGGGACCGGGAACTCATCCACGAATTCTACAAGGAGTATGAATTCCCTCCCGAACTGGCCGATCCGGAGATCCTGGCCCGCGACCCGGAAAGACGCATCGAGATTTCAGCCGCTCTTCCCCCTGGACCGGGCGGCTCGCCTCTCCCCGTCGATCTCGAAAGCAGGCTCTCCCGGCTGCCGCGCGGATACATCCGTTTCCGCGTGGGTGCCGATGTGGTTCTGATGGATTCGCGCACCCGCGAGGTTCTGGATGTCATTTACGATATCCTTCCCTGATCCGATGCCGAAGATGTTTTCCCGACCCCACCGGAGGGGATCCGGGGGTGCCCCTTGTCGGTGATCATCCCCCCGGTGACGATAAATCCCATCGCCCGATGGGCGGAGATGTCGACCGGTCGGACCGCGGAGCGAGAAACGATGACCGTGTATCCGCCGATCTGATAGCTCAGGGGGAGGTAGACGGCGATTTCCCCTTCGCTGCCGATTCCTTCCGGCAGCCCCTTGAAGTCGTTGCGGGTGACGAAGCCGAGCAACCGCATCGGCACGCCCCCGAATTCCAGCTCCACCGTCACCACCTGGTTGAACTCCTTCTCCTTCTTGGCTGCAAAGAATCCGATGAAATCCTTGACCGAGCCGTACAGGGTCTTGATCAGGGGGATGCGGTTCAGCAGCCCTTCGCACAGATCCAGAAGGCGGCGCACCAGAAAGGCGTTGAGCGCCAGGCCGAAGAAAAAGGTCGCGGTCACCCCCGCCAGCAGGCCCATGCCCGGAATGTACCAGCCCTCCGGAAGAAGGGCCTTGATCACCGCCCCCAGAACGGTCTCGGCCGACCAGAGCAGCCAGTAGAGAATATACAGGGTCAGTACGGCCGGCAGTATCGCCATCAGACCCTGGAACATGATTCTGCCGAGGCGTTTCCAGGTCATTATCATCTCTGATTCTTTCCAAGGAATTCGCGGGATGGCGCCGGACTCCTGCCGGAGCGGTTTTTTCCCCCTTCATCAT
This genomic interval from Desulfuromonas sp. TF contains the following:
- a CDS encoding DUF502 domain-containing protein, encoding MTWKRLGRIMFQGLMAILPAVLTLYILYWLLWSAETVLGAVIKALLPEGWYIPGMGLLAGVTATFFFGLALNAFLVRRLLDLCEGLLNRIPLIKTLYGSVKDFIGFFAAKKEKEFNQVVTVELEFGGVPMRLLGFVTRNDFKGLPEGIGSEGEIAVYLPLSYQIGGYTVIVSRSAVRPVDISAHRAMGFIVTGGMITDKGHPRIPSGGVGKTSSASDQGRIS